The following proteins come from a genomic window of Streptomyces sp. GS7:
- a CDS encoding ATP-binding protein, translating into MTLPTTEPVPAPMTGILEVRDRGPGFPPAFLPFAFERFHRADPGRGGTHRCEPRSGTPPEGSRSGGAGLGPAIVAAIARAYGGRATADNPPGGGARVRLHLPLDAAGPETHGPAPGRRVRPPVRPPALPGHAPQSPRPTCQHSHRPYTVASPTDPHTGGKNTPEPESIR; encoded by the coding sequence GTGACTCTCCCCACGACCGAGCCCGTGCCCGCACCCATGACCGGCATCCTTGAGGTGCGCGACCGGGGCCCCGGCTTCCCGCCCGCCTTCCTCCCCTTCGCCTTCGAACGGTTCCACCGCGCCGACCCGGGGCGCGGCGGAACGCATCGCTGCGAGCCCAGGAGCGGAACACCCCCCGAAGGCAGCCGGAGCGGCGGCGCGGGCCTGGGGCCGGCGATCGTCGCCGCCATCGCGCGGGCGTACGGCGGCCGGGCCACCGCCGACAACCCGCCCGGCGGCGGCGCCCGCGTGCGCCTGCACCTGCCGCTCGACGCCGCCGGGCCGGAGACACACGGGCCGGCCCCCGGCCGCCGGGTACGTCCGCCGGTGCGCCCACCGGCCCTCCCCGGCCATGCGCCGCAGTCACCCCGGCCGACATGTCAGCATTCACATCGTCCGTACACCGTGGCCTCACCGACCGATCCGCACACTGGCGGCAAGAACACCCCGGAACCGGAATCCATCCGATAG
- a CDS encoding ArsR/SmtB family transcription factor, with product MSARMHLSDAHGSQQPVDGSAAGHGTDRHGPDGHGPDDGERIAVAVEILGLLADRTRLALLRRLGAGEADVTTLTEASGASRTSVSQHLARLRLAGLVTTRKDGRRAVYALRHGHLRRLVDEALSAADHRVRHLPPHD from the coding sequence ATGAGCGCACGCATGCATCTATCAGATGCGCATGGTTCGCAGCAGCCGGTCGACGGGAGTGCGGCCGGGCACGGGACGGACCGGCACGGGCCGGACGGGCACGGGCCGGACGACGGGGAGCGCATCGCCGTCGCCGTGGAGATCCTGGGGCTGCTCGCCGACCGCACCCGGCTCGCCCTGCTGCGGCGGCTCGGCGCGGGCGAGGCCGATGTGACCACCCTGACGGAGGCATCCGGCGCCTCGCGTACGTCGGTCAGCCAGCACCTGGCCCGGCTCCGGCTGGCCGGGCTGGTCACCACGCGCAAGGACGGCCGCCGGGCCGTCTACGCCCTGCGGCACGGGCATCTGCGGCGCCTGGTGGACGAGGCCCTCAGCGCCGCCGACCACCGGGTCCGCCACCTCCCGCCGCACGACTGA
- a CDS encoding family 2B encapsulin nanocompartment shell protein: MNDRMSLGTDAARQLATTTKTTPQMRGITPRYLLRALPWVDVESGVFRVNRRRTYVVGDDRISTFTEGDDTRVIPGDLRELPYLREADDDLLTELAAAFTEMPFEAGQMLAEDGDMTDRLMVIAQGRAEKRAQGRFGEDALLEVVGDGQFFDLDSWTRSAPMPYRVKALTPGVALCLDRAALARLHDRDTGIREAMDAYLAADGVLPGAEVPVDLSAGHSGEPDLPATFVDYEDAPREYHMTLAQTVLRIHTRVSDLYNGPIDQTRAQSNLTVHALRERQEASILNHPEFGLFHNVAPGQRVQARHGSPTPDDLDELLTRVWKQPGFFLAHPRAIAAFGRECTRRGVPPVIDNTFGSPLLTWRGVPLLPSDKVRFSGGSGLGTTEILLMRVGEAEQGVVGLRPSKVEDEVEPGLAMRNMGVDQKGITSYLMTAYFNAAVLVEDALAVLQNVEVNNYHDYA; this comes from the coding sequence GTGAACGACCGGATGAGTCTCGGCACGGATGCGGCACGGCAGCTCGCCACCACCACCAAGACCACTCCGCAGATGCGCGGTATCACCCCGCGCTACCTGCTGCGCGCACTGCCCTGGGTGGACGTCGAATCCGGTGTCTTCCGCGTCAACCGCCGCCGCACCTACGTCGTCGGCGACGACCGCATCAGCACCTTCACCGAAGGCGACGACACCCGAGTCATCCCCGGCGATCTGCGCGAACTCCCGTACCTGCGGGAGGCCGACGACGACCTGCTCACCGAACTCGCCGCCGCCTTCACCGAGATGCCCTTCGAGGCCGGGCAAATGCTCGCCGAAGATGGCGACATGACGGACCGTCTGATGGTGATCGCGCAGGGCCGCGCCGAGAAGCGGGCGCAGGGCCGCTTCGGCGAGGACGCGCTCCTCGAAGTCGTCGGCGACGGCCAGTTCTTCGACCTCGACTCCTGGACCCGCTCCGCTCCCATGCCGTACCGGGTCAAGGCGCTCACCCCGGGTGTGGCGCTCTGCCTCGACCGCGCCGCGCTCGCCCGGCTGCACGACCGCGACACCGGCATCCGCGAGGCGATGGACGCCTACCTCGCGGCGGACGGCGTCCTGCCCGGCGCCGAGGTGCCGGTGGACCTCTCCGCCGGACACAGCGGCGAACCGGACCTGCCGGCGACCTTCGTCGACTACGAGGACGCGCCGCGCGAGTACCACATGACCCTCGCCCAGACCGTGCTGCGCATCCACACCCGGGTGTCCGACCTCTACAACGGGCCCATCGACCAGACCCGCGCCCAGTCCAACCTCACCGTGCACGCGCTCCGCGAACGGCAGGAGGCGTCGATCCTCAACCACCCGGAGTTCGGCCTCTTCCACAACGTCGCCCCGGGCCAGCGGGTGCAGGCGCGCCACGGCTCCCCCACCCCCGACGACCTCGACGAGCTGCTGACCCGGGTGTGGAAGCAGCCCGGCTTCTTCCTCGCGCACCCGCGGGCCATCGCGGCGTTCGGCCGGGAATGTACCCGCCGGGGCGTGCCCCCGGTGATCGACAACACCTTCGGCAGCCCGCTCCTGACCTGGCGCGGGGTACCGCTGCTGCCCTCCGACAAGGTGCGGTTCTCCGGCGGCTCGGGCCTGGGCACCACCGAGATCCTGCTGATGCGGGTCGGTGAGGCCGAGCAGGGCGTGGTGGGGCTGCGCCCGTCGAAGGTCGAGGACGAGGTCGAACCCGGCCTGGCCATGCGGAACATGGGCGTGGACCAGAAGGGCATCACCTCGTACCTGATGACCGCCTACTTCAACGCCGCGGTGCTGGTGGAGGACGCCCTCGCCGTCCTCCAGAACGTCGAGGTGAACAACTACCATGACTACGCCTGA
- a CDS encoding SpoIIE family protein phosphatase, whose amino-acid sequence MLSVHSVAGQVLALQLGLVALLVLAAGVALALQAQGASLAEAEQRSVVAAQAFAHAPGTRAAMQSADPSAVLQPKAEEARREAGLDYLVAFSPSGIRWTHPDPKLIGKPVPGDYRKALAGRAYTSTSHSAVGRAVDTTVPVQDSHGSVVGLVAAGIRVQRTNEWALQRLPLLIGAAAGALCVGTVGAALVSRRLRRQTRGLDPAEMTRMYDHHDAVLHTVREGVLIIGSDGRLLLANDEARRLLDLPDDAEHRPVTELGLEPGTAGLLASGRPATDEVHPAGGRLLAVNIRPTAPYGGTAVTLRDTTELRALTGRAEVAQGRLKLLYDAGMRIGGTLDVARTAEELADVAVPRFADLVSVELLEPVLRGDEPAGEHGPMRRLAIRGVPEDSAIYRVGEQIRFAPGALLTASLADSRPVLVRDLRASHDWRAQDPDGTRRVLDNGIRSLIAVPLRARGVVLGLVNFWRAETSDVFEEEDLSFAEELAARAAVSIDNARRFTREHATTITLQRSLLPQALPSQTALEVAHRYRPAQAGVGGDWFDLIPLPGARVALVVGDVVGHGLHAAATMGRLRTAVLNFSALDLPPDELLGHLDELVSHIDMDEAREGTVRTAADDPPPEGERSTDRPAAPHEAPGGDPADGTGSGTAAESSASDGADESDGADGAPVGDGSTGITGATCLYAIYDPVDGRTTLARAGHPGPALVLPDGTVSFPDVPVSPPLGLGGSMPVETAELTLPEGSRLVLYTDGLVEDRDRDIDTGLDLLRTTLAGAPDRTPEQTCTAVLDAMLPERPSDDIALLVARTRLLAPDRIAEWHVPSDPAAVGPIRSACMRTLETWGLDEIGFTTELILSELITNAIRYGAQPIRVRLLRDRALICEVSDGTSASPHLRRAATTDEGGRGLFLVAQFAQRWGTRYTPGGKVIWTEQALDEAPGPPAPEGDRIDALLDQWDESAR is encoded by the coding sequence TTGCTGAGCGTGCACAGCGTCGCGGGCCAGGTGCTCGCGCTACAGCTCGGCCTCGTCGCGCTGCTGGTGCTGGCGGCCGGGGTCGCGCTCGCGCTGCAGGCGCAGGGGGCGAGCCTCGCGGAGGCCGAACAGCGTTCGGTCGTCGCCGCCCAGGCGTTCGCGCACGCCCCCGGCACCCGCGCCGCGATGCAGTCCGCCGACCCCAGCGCCGTGCTCCAGCCCAAGGCCGAGGAGGCCCGCCGGGAAGCCGGGCTCGACTACCTCGTCGCGTTCAGCCCGTCCGGCATCCGCTGGACCCACCCCGACCCCAAGCTGATCGGCAAGCCCGTCCCCGGCGACTACCGCAAGGCGCTGGCCGGCAGGGCGTACACCTCCACCTCCCACTCCGCCGTCGGCCGCGCCGTGGACACCACCGTCCCCGTCCAGGACTCGCACGGCTCGGTCGTCGGCCTGGTCGCCGCCGGCATCAGGGTGCAGCGCACCAACGAATGGGCGCTCCAGCGGCTGCCGCTGCTGATCGGGGCGGCCGCCGGTGCGCTGTGCGTCGGAACGGTCGGGGCGGCCCTGGTGAGCCGCCGGCTGCGCCGCCAGACCCGCGGTCTGGACCCGGCCGAGATGACGCGGATGTACGACCACCACGACGCCGTCCTGCACACCGTGCGCGAGGGCGTCCTCATCATCGGGAGCGACGGCCGGCTGCTGCTCGCCAACGACGAGGCGCGGCGGCTGCTCGACCTGCCCGACGACGCCGAACACCGCCCGGTCACGGAACTGGGCCTGGAGCCCGGCACGGCCGGCCTGCTCGCCTCCGGACGGCCGGCCACCGACGAGGTGCACCCCGCGGGCGGCCGGCTGCTGGCGGTGAACATCCGCCCCACCGCCCCGTACGGCGGCACCGCCGTCACCCTCCGGGACACCACCGAACTCCGGGCGCTGACCGGCAGGGCGGAGGTCGCCCAGGGGCGCCTCAAGCTGCTGTACGACGCGGGGATGCGGATCGGCGGCACCCTGGACGTGGCCCGGACCGCGGAGGAGCTCGCCGACGTCGCGGTCCCGAGGTTCGCCGACCTGGTCTCCGTCGAGCTGCTGGAGCCGGTGCTGCGCGGCGACGAACCCGCCGGGGAGCACGGCCCGATGCGCCGGCTGGCGATCCGCGGCGTCCCCGAGGACTCGGCGATCTACCGCGTCGGCGAGCAGATCCGGTTCGCGCCCGGCGCCCTGCTCACCGCGAGCCTCGCCGACAGCCGCCCGGTCCTCGTCCGCGACCTGCGCGCCTCGCACGACTGGCGCGCCCAGGACCCGGACGGCACCCGCCGCGTACTGGACAACGGCATCCGCTCGCTGATCGCCGTACCGCTGCGCGCCCGGGGTGTGGTCCTGGGCCTCGTCAACTTCTGGCGCGCCGAGACCTCCGACGTCTTCGAGGAGGAGGACCTGTCCTTCGCCGAGGAGCTGGCCGCCCGCGCCGCGGTCTCCATCGACAACGCCCGCCGCTTCACCCGCGAGCACGCCACCACCATCACCCTCCAGCGCAGCCTGCTCCCCCAGGCCCTCCCCTCGCAGACGGCCCTGGAGGTCGCGCACCGGTACCGGCCCGCCCAGGCCGGCGTCGGCGGCGACTGGTTCGACCTCATCCCCCTCCCCGGCGCCCGGGTCGCCCTCGTCGTCGGCGATGTCGTCGGCCACGGCCTGCACGCCGCGGCCACCATGGGCCGGCTGCGCACCGCCGTCCTCAACTTCTCCGCCCTGGACCTCCCGCCCGACGAACTCCTGGGCCACCTGGACGAGTTGGTCAGCCACATCGACATGGACGAGGCACGGGAGGGCACCGTGCGGACCGCGGCCGACGACCCGCCACCCGAGGGCGAGCGGTCCACCGACCGGCCCGCCGCACCGCACGAGGCGCCCGGCGGGGACCCGGCCGACGGCACCGGCAGCGGCACGGCCGCCGAGTCCTCCGCGAGCGATGGGGCCGACGAGTCAGACGGGGCGGACGGGGCACCGGTAGGCGACGGCAGCACCGGAATCACCGGCGCGACCTGCCTCTACGCCATCTACGACCCGGTCGACGGCCGCACCACCCTGGCCAGGGCGGGCCACCCCGGCCCCGCCCTGGTCCTCCCCGACGGCACCGTCTCCTTCCCCGACGTACCGGTCTCCCCACCGCTCGGCCTCGGCGGCAGCATGCCCGTCGAAACCGCCGAACTGACGCTGCCCGAGGGCTCCCGGCTGGTCCTGTACACCGACGGACTCGTCGAGGACCGCGACCGGGACATCGACACCGGCCTGGACCTGCTGCGCACCACCCTGGCCGGCGCCCCGGACCGCACTCCGGAGCAGACCTGCACCGCCGTCCTGGACGCCATGCTCCCCGAGCGCCCGAGCGACGACATCGCCCTGCTGGTGGCCCGTACCCGACTGCTGGCCCCGGACCGGATCGCCGAATGGCACGTCCCCTCCGACCCCGCCGCCGTGGGCCCCATCCGCTCCGCCTGCATGCGCACCCTGGAGACCTGGGGACTGGACGAGATCGGCTTCACCACCGAACTGATCCTCAGCGAACTGATCACCAACGCCATCCGCTACGGCGCCCAGCCCATCCGCGTCCGCCTGCTCCGCGACCGCGCCCTGATCTGCGAGGTCTCCGACGGCACCAGTGCCTCCCCGCATCTGCGCCGCGCCGCCACCACCGACGAGGGCGGCCGGGGCCTGTTCCTCGTGGCCCAGTTCGCGCAGCGCTGGGGTACCCGGTACACCCCCGGCGGCAAGGTCATCTGGACCGAGCAGGCGCTGGACGAGGCACCCGGCCCACCCGCCCCGGAGGGCGACCGGATCGACGCCCTCCTCGACCAGTGGGACGAGTCCGCCCGGTGA
- a CDS encoding DUF4118 domain-containing protein, which translates to MVTTHHAVTTRSAARRPAAGTRGAAERGATAHRPPPTADLGRDLVLPVGAAVTAMVVTALLVTGQAAHLSFSLAAFALLTVAVAAPARPLMVPAVILVSWMFFDGFVVHQRAELGWQQVDRTSFCVLAAAGLAGAGCAAAVRAVRRRTARRGA; encoded by the coding sequence ATGGTCACCACCCATCACGCAGTCACCACGCGCTCCGCCGCGAGGCGCCCGGCCGCCGGGACGCGCGGCGCGGCGGAGCGGGGTGCGACGGCGCACCGGCCGCCGCCGACCGCCGACCTCGGGCGCGACCTCGTACTGCCGGTCGGCGCGGCCGTGACGGCGATGGTGGTGACCGCCCTGCTGGTGACCGGCCAGGCCGCGCATCTGTCCTTCTCGCTGGCGGCCTTCGCCCTGCTGACCGTCGCCGTCGCCGCCCCGGCGCGGCCGCTCATGGTCCCCGCCGTCATCCTCGTCTCCTGGATGTTCTTCGACGGATTCGTGGTGCACCAGCGCGCGGAGCTGGGTTGGCAGCAGGTGGACCGGACCAGCTTCTGCGTGCTGGCCGCTGCGGGCCTCGCGGGCGCGGGGTGCGCGGCGGCCGTCCGGGCGGTCCGGCGGCGTACGGCGCGGCGGGGAGCGTAA
- a CDS encoding response regulator transcription factor: MRVLVVDDEARMAALLRRGLSEEGYAVDLAADGPEAVWRAAEVLYDLIVLDVLLPGFDGFEVCRRLRAGGCWSPVLVLSARNAVSDRVRGLDAGADDYLAKPFSFDELFARLRALVRRGALERPTLVAVGDLRLDPASRRAWRGETELRLSPKEFALLELFLRHPGEVLTRTRILEHVWEFPCDGVSNVVDQYVAYLRRKIDPGGPASHLETVRGAGYRLLNPAPVNGS, translated from the coding sequence ATGCGCGTCCTGGTGGTCGACGACGAGGCCCGCATGGCGGCGCTGCTGCGGCGCGGGCTGTCCGAGGAGGGCTACGCCGTCGACCTGGCGGCGGACGGCCCGGAGGCGGTGTGGCGGGCCGCCGAGGTGCTGTACGACCTGATCGTCCTCGACGTCCTGCTGCCGGGCTTCGACGGCTTCGAGGTGTGCCGCCGGCTGCGGGCCGGCGGCTGCTGGTCGCCGGTGCTGGTGCTCAGCGCCCGCAACGCCGTCAGCGACCGGGTGCGCGGACTGGACGCGGGGGCGGACGACTACCTGGCCAAGCCGTTCAGCTTCGACGAACTGTTCGCGCGGCTGCGGGCCCTGGTGCGGCGCGGAGCACTCGAACGGCCGACGCTGGTGGCCGTGGGCGATCTGCGGCTGGATCCGGCCAGCCGGCGGGCCTGGCGCGGCGAGACGGAGCTTCGGCTGTCGCCCAAGGAGTTCGCGCTGCTGGAACTGTTCCTGCGGCACCCCGGCGAAGTGCTGACCCGGACCCGGATCCTGGAACACGTATGGGAGTTCCCGTGCGACGGGGTGTCCAACGTCGTCGACCAGTACGTGGCCTATCTGCGGCGCAAGATCGACCCGGGAGGCCCGGCCTCCCACCTGGAGACGGTCCGCGGCGCCGGCTACCGCCTGCTCAACCCGGCTCCCGTGAACGGCAGTTGA
- a CDS encoding cysteine desulfurase yields MTTPDLERAGLDRADRPSAGRSPTAYRFPQLTPPPAFSPELARQDFPILHRTVNGKPLVWLDNGATTQKPRQVIEAVAGFYGAGNSNIHRGAHTMAREATEAYEAGRAAVARFLGAASPDEIVFVRGTTEAINLVAQSWGRSHLGPGDDILVPVLEHHSNIVPWQLVAKETRARVVPVPLRPDGQIDFGAYADLLSMRTQLVVVSQASNVLGSVPPVKEMTALAHRYGARVLVDGAQAVAHFPVDVQDLDADFYAFSGHKLFAPTGIGALYAKPEVLESMAPWQGGGNMIESVGFDRTTYAPMPHRLEAGTGHISGVVGLLAALNWLTSFDRDAIAAYENGLLAYAQKALATVPGLELLGSAPDRIAVLTFTLAGHDPAGIADWLDRDGIAVRAGHHCAQPALAHYGLDSAARASLALYNTSEEVDQLVASLGRLVQTA; encoded by the coding sequence ATGACTACGCCTGACCTGGAGCGGGCCGGCCTGGACCGGGCCGACCGGCCGTCCGCCGGCCGGTCTCCGACGGCCTATCGGTTCCCGCAGCTCACCCCGCCCCCCGCGTTCTCGCCGGAGCTGGCCCGCCAGGACTTCCCCATCCTGCACCGGACCGTCAACGGCAAGCCGCTGGTCTGGCTCGACAACGGAGCCACCACCCAGAAGCCCCGCCAGGTCATCGAGGCGGTCGCCGGCTTCTACGGGGCGGGCAACTCCAACATCCACCGCGGTGCGCACACCATGGCCCGCGAGGCCACCGAGGCGTACGAGGCGGGCCGGGCGGCGGTCGCCCGGTTCCTGGGCGCGGCGTCCCCGGACGAGATCGTCTTCGTCCGCGGCACCACCGAGGCGATCAACCTCGTCGCGCAGAGCTGGGGCCGGTCCCACCTCGGCCCCGGCGACGACATCCTGGTACCGGTGCTGGAGCACCACTCCAACATCGTGCCCTGGCAGCTGGTCGCCAAGGAGACCCGGGCCCGGGTGGTCCCCGTACCGCTGCGCCCGGACGGGCAGATCGACTTCGGCGCGTACGCCGACCTGCTCTCCATGCGCACCCAACTCGTCGTCGTCAGCCAGGCGTCGAACGTCCTGGGCAGCGTCCCGCCGGTGAAGGAGATGACCGCGCTCGCCCACCGCTACGGAGCCAGGGTCCTGGTCGACGGCGCCCAGGCGGTGGCCCACTTCCCCGTCGACGTGCAGGACCTCGACGCCGACTTCTACGCGTTCTCCGGCCACAAGCTGTTCGCCCCCACGGGCATCGGCGCGCTGTACGCCAAGCCGGAGGTACTGGAGAGCATGGCGCCCTGGCAGGGCGGCGGCAACATGATCGAGTCCGTCGGCTTCGACCGCACCACCTATGCGCCGATGCCGCACCGCCTGGAGGCCGGCACCGGTCACATCTCCGGAGTGGTCGGCCTGCTCGCCGCGCTGAACTGGCTGACCTCCTTCGACCGGGACGCCATCGCCGCGTACGAGAACGGCCTGCTGGCGTACGCCCAGAAGGCCCTGGCGACGGTCCCCGGACTGGAGCTGCTGGGCTCCGCCCCCGACCGGATCGCCGTGCTCACGTTCACCCTGGCCGGCCACGACCCGGCCGGGATCGCCGACTGGCTGGACCGCGACGGCATCGCCGTCCGCGCCGGCCACCACTGCGCCCAGCCCGCCCTGGCCCACTACGGCCTGGACAGCGCGGCCCGCGCCTCCCTCGCCCTCTACAACACGTCCGAGGAGGTGGACCAACTCGTCGCGTCGCTGGGGCGGCTGGTGCAGACCGCCTGA
- a CDS encoding cation diffusion facilitator family transporter, translating to MSEQTAPGTPHDETAAETATGTRNENGGGRRPGEAYAPEPHAHAPHEHGHGHHPHPATAWSRLRHRLAHALTPHSHEARDKVDQAMETSREGMRTLWISLAVLGGTAVVQAAVVALSGSVALLGDTLHNAADALTAVPLGIAFLLGRRAANRRYTYGYGRAEDLAGIVIVLTIAASSVPALYEAVDRLLHPRDIHHLWAVAAAALAGFLGNEWVARYRIRTGRRIGSAALVADGLHARTDGFTSLAVLLGAGGTALGWRAADPVVGLLITAAILLALKDAAREVVRRLMDSVDPALVEAAETALRKVPGVRDVGQLRMRWIGHALRAEADIVIDPRLTVVRAHQLAVAAEHALIHGVPRLTAATVHTDHTRAADGADPHAALAHHH from the coding sequence GTGAGTGAGCAAACTGCCCCCGGTACACCGCACGACGAGACAGCGGCCGAGACGGCGACGGGGACCCGGAACGAGAACGGCGGCGGGCGGCGGCCCGGGGAGGCGTACGCGCCCGAGCCCCACGCCCACGCCCCCCACGAGCACGGCCACGGGCACCACCCGCACCCTGCCACCGCGTGGTCGCGCCTGCGGCACCGGCTCGCGCATGCCCTGACCCCCCACAGCCACGAGGCCCGCGACAAGGTCGACCAGGCCATGGAGACCTCCCGCGAGGGGATGCGGACGCTCTGGATTTCGCTGGCCGTCCTCGGGGGGACCGCCGTGGTCCAGGCGGCGGTGGTCGCCCTGTCCGGTTCGGTGGCGCTGCTCGGCGACACCCTCCACAACGCCGCCGACGCGCTGACCGCGGTCCCCCTCGGGATCGCGTTCCTCCTCGGCCGGCGGGCCGCCAACCGCCGCTACACCTACGGCTACGGCCGCGCCGAGGACCTGGCCGGGATCGTCATCGTGCTCACCATCGCCGCCTCCTCCGTGCCCGCGCTCTACGAGGCCGTCGACCGGCTGCTGCACCCGCGCGACATCCACCACCTGTGGGCGGTCGCCGCCGCCGCGCTGGCCGGCTTCCTCGGCAACGAGTGGGTGGCCCGCTACCGCATCCGCACCGGGCGGCGGATCGGCTCCGCCGCCCTGGTCGCGGACGGACTGCACGCCCGTACCGACGGGTTCACGTCCCTGGCGGTGCTGCTGGGCGCGGGCGGCACAGCGCTCGGCTGGCGGGCCGCCGACCCGGTCGTCGGGCTGCTGATCACCGCGGCGATCCTGCTCGCCCTCAAGGACGCCGCCCGCGAGGTGGTCCGGCGGCTGATGGACTCGGTCGACCCGGCCCTGGTCGAGGCGGCGGAGACCGCGCTGCGGAAGGTGCCCGGCGTGCGGGACGTGGGCCAGCTGCGGATGCGCTGGATCGGGCATGCGCTGCGCGCCGAGGCCGATATCGTCATCGATCCGCGGCTGACCGTGGTCCGGGCTCACCAGCTGGCCGTGGCCGCCGAACACGCGCTGATCCACGGCGTGCCGCGGCTGACCGCGGCCACCGTGCACACCGACCACACGCGGGCGGCCGACGGCGCGGATCCGCATGCCGCCCTCGCCCACCATCACTGA
- the tnpA gene encoding IS200/IS605 family transposase, producing the protein MAVTRKVRRYSGGVYDLGLHVVWCPKYRRRVLGGRVAVRLRELIEAKAAEKGWEIVALEVMPDHVHLFVKHEPKASASYVANQFKGFTSRVLREEFPHLKSRMPTLWSSSFFVASVGAVSADTIEKYINTQWERPWTKKQKEGNDRAPGV; encoded by the coding sequence GTGGCTGTGACGCGGAAGGTTCGCCGGTATTCCGGCGGTGTGTACGACTTGGGACTGCACGTGGTGTGGTGTCCGAAGTACCGCCGCCGGGTCCTTGGTGGACGTGTCGCGGTCCGGCTGCGTGAGCTGATCGAGGCCAAGGCCGCCGAGAAAGGCTGGGAGATCGTCGCCCTTGAGGTGATGCCCGATCACGTCCACCTGTTCGTCAAGCACGAGCCCAAGGCTTCTGCGTCGTACGTCGCGAACCAGTTCAAAGGCTTCACCTCCCGCGTGCTGCGGGAGGAGTTCCCGCACCTGAAATCGCGGATGCCCACGCTGTGGTCGTCGTCGTTCTTCGTCGCCTCGGTCGGCGCGGTCAGCGCGGACACGATCGAGAAATACATCAACACCCAGTGGGAACGCCCCTGGACGAAGAAGCAGAAGGAGGGAAACGACCGTGCACCGGGC